One window of Burkholderia thailandensis E264 genomic DNA carries:
- the dtd gene encoding D-aminoacyl-tRNA deacylase, protein MIALIQRVKRADVRVGERVTGEIGPGLLALVCAERGDTEAAADKLLAKVLGYRVFSDAAGKMNLPVSNLDGAGRAGGLLLVSQFTLAADTNSGLRPSFTPAAPPDEGERLFDYFVRRARERHPIVATGEFGADMQVSLVNDGPVTFWLQTRA, encoded by the coding sequence ATGATCGCATTGATCCAGCGTGTGAAGCGCGCCGACGTGCGCGTGGGCGAGCGCGTGACGGGCGAGATCGGCCCGGGCCTTCTCGCGCTCGTCTGCGCGGAGCGCGGCGACACCGAGGCGGCCGCCGACAAGTTGCTCGCGAAGGTGCTCGGCTACCGCGTGTTCAGCGACGCGGCGGGCAAGATGAACCTGCCCGTGTCGAACCTCGACGGCGCGGGACGTGCGGGCGGCCTGCTGCTCGTGTCGCAGTTCACGCTCGCCGCCGACACGAACAGCGGCCTGCGCCCGAGCTTCACGCCGGCCGCGCCGCCCGACGAGGGCGAGCGCCTGTTCGACTACTTCGTGCGCCGGGCACGCGAGCGTCACCCGATCGTCGCGACGGGCGAATTCGGCGCCGACATGCAGGTGTCGCTCGTCAACGACGGCCCCGTGACGTTCTGGTTGCAGACGCGCGCCTGA
- a CDS encoding histidine phosphatase family protein, whose protein sequence is MPTTQVLFIRHGETAWNRIKRIQGHIDIPLADTGLAQARQLAGRLAGEARAGARIDAIYTSDLARARQTAQPTADALGLPLVLREGLRERAYGVFQGHDSAEIEARFPDAFAQWQTRDPGFEPEGGESHRAFYHRVLHEVERIVAAHPGGRIACVAHGGVLDCVYRFANDLPLDAPRQHSLLNTSVNIVDYDDGRARVVRWADVDHLSVASDDDGDRKVL, encoded by the coding sequence ATGCCCACGACGCAAGTCCTCTTCATTCGCCACGGCGAGACGGCCTGGAACCGCATCAAGCGGATTCAAGGCCACATCGACATTCCGCTCGCCGACACGGGGCTCGCGCAGGCGCGGCAACTGGCCGGGCGGCTCGCGGGCGAGGCGCGCGCCGGCGCGCGGATCGACGCGATTTACACGAGCGATTTGGCGCGCGCGCGGCAGACCGCGCAGCCGACGGCCGACGCGCTCGGCTTGCCGCTCGTGCTGCGGGAGGGGCTTCGCGAGCGCGCGTACGGCGTGTTCCAGGGGCACGACAGCGCCGAGATCGAGGCGCGCTTTCCCGACGCGTTCGCGCAGTGGCAGACGCGCGACCCCGGCTTCGAGCCGGAAGGCGGCGAGTCGCACCGCGCGTTCTATCATCGCGTGCTGCACGAGGTCGAGCGGATCGTCGCCGCACATCCGGGCGGGCGCATCGCGTGCGTCGCGCACGGCGGCGTGCTCGACTGCGTGTACCGGTTCGCGAACGATCTGCCGCTCGACGCGCCGCGCCAGCATTCGCTGCTGAATACGAGCGTCAATATCGTCGATTACGACGACGGCCGCGCGCGCGTCGTGCGCTGGGCCGATGTCGATCACCTGAGCGTCGCGAGCGACGACGACGGTGATCGGAAGGTGCTGTGA
- a CDS encoding ParB/Srx family N-terminal domain-containing protein has product MPHPIFRLAAAFPLAVALAACGGDGAAPVSPLAAVDAGSAGAAPGNTANAGSSAGTPSPTTPASTPGKWKNTRTGDMLDVALGELRPTQGALGYDQIYYKLGRYERQPDKKFDDFCADEGLGGIAPDGYTAQSTLRDAASYACATSADARDRTVLNPVVIGPNGDTLYVTDGHHGLSTYYETPDGGAALRVHVVVKDNLGDYSGAAFWQQMQRRSYTRLKDGDGRPIAPDQLPAGLGLKLGMQDDRYRSLVYFTRDIGYAKPAQATDYLEFYWADWLRQQPETFSLAGYDLARAGATDPDPANADTGYLNAVWNASARMVASTDPVIDGKTGADLGRADQINGGKKYSKGEFDKLRQPITADKPGKIAYALDYRSRHGLR; this is encoded by the coding sequence ATGCCGCATCCGATCTTCCGCCTCGCCGCCGCGTTCCCGCTTGCCGTCGCGCTCGCCGCCTGCGGCGGCGACGGCGCCGCGCCCGTTTCCCCGCTTGCAGCCGTCGATGCCGGCAGCGCCGGCGCCGCGCCGGGCAATACGGCGAATGCCGGATCGAGCGCCGGCACCCCGTCGCCCACAACGCCCGCCTCCACGCCGGGCAAATGGAAAAACACGCGCACGGGCGACATGCTCGACGTCGCGCTCGGCGAGTTGCGTCCGACGCAAGGCGCGCTCGGCTACGACCAGATCTACTACAAGCTCGGCCGCTACGAGCGGCAGCCCGACAAGAAGTTCGACGATTTCTGCGCGGACGAAGGGCTCGGCGGCATCGCGCCGGACGGCTACACCGCGCAATCGACGCTGCGCGACGCGGCGAGCTACGCGTGCGCGACGAGCGCCGACGCACGCGATCGCACGGTGCTCAATCCCGTCGTGATCGGGCCGAACGGCGACACGCTGTACGTGACGGACGGCCACCACGGGCTATCGACCTACTACGAGACGCCTGACGGCGGTGCGGCGTTGCGCGTGCACGTGGTCGTCAAGGACAATCTCGGCGACTACTCGGGCGCGGCGTTCTGGCAGCAGATGCAACGCCGCAGCTACACGCGCCTGAAGGACGGAGACGGCCGGCCGATCGCGCCGGACCAGTTGCCCGCCGGCCTCGGCCTGAAGCTCGGCATGCAGGACGACCGCTACCGGTCGCTCGTCTATTTCACGCGCGACATCGGCTACGCGAAGCCCGCGCAAGCAACCGACTATCTCGAGTTCTACTGGGCCGACTGGCTGCGGCAGCAGCCGGAGACGTTCTCGCTCGCCGGCTACGACCTCGCGCGCGCAGGCGCGACCGATCCCGATCCGGCTAACGCCGATACCGGCTATCTGAATGCGGTGTGGAACGCGTCGGCGCGGATGGTCGCCTCGACCGATCCGGTGATCGACGGCAAGACGGGCGCCGATCTCGGCCGCGCCGACCAGATCAACGGCGGCAAGAAATACAGCAAGGGGGAATTCGACAAGCTGCGCCAGCCGATCACGGCCGACAAGCCGGGCAAGATCGCGTACGCGCTCGATTACAGGTCGCGCCACGGGCTGCGCTGA
- a CDS encoding oxygenase MpaB family protein, with amino-acid sequence MSAPLHDRPARSPLGHPLVERVRARVAGGVTHLTTGSGPSLDYSSPPGDPGLFGPDAVCWKVHADFTSMMTGGISALLLQALHPLALAGVWDHSTFRTDILGRLRRTATFIAGTTYGSRADALKLIERVKAIHETVVGTGLDGRPYRASDPALLTWVHVAEVSSFLAAHLRYVNPLLPGADQDRYYAETARVAELLGATNVPKTRADVAAYFAAMRAELEASERTHEVVRILTNVPVPKPAMRPAAALMFNAGVDLLPAWAQHTLGLSSLAPVRRALVRPGVRIVAPVIRWALVNGVSKRARRRVAARPEQPDRSGT; translated from the coding sequence ATGTCCGCCCCGCTTCACGACCGCCCCGCACGTTCGCCGCTCGGACATCCGCTCGTCGAACGCGTGCGGGCGCGCGTCGCGGGCGGCGTCACGCATCTGACGACGGGCAGCGGCCCATCGCTCGACTACTCGTCGCCGCCGGGCGACCCGGGCCTTTTTGGCCCCGACGCGGTGTGCTGGAAAGTGCATGCCGATTTTACGTCGATGATGACGGGCGGCATCTCCGCGCTGCTGCTGCAGGCGCTGCACCCGCTCGCGCTCGCGGGCGTCTGGGATCATTCGACGTTCCGCACCGACATCCTCGGCCGCCTGCGCCGCACCGCGACGTTCATCGCCGGCACGACGTACGGCAGCCGCGCCGACGCGCTGAAGCTGATCGAGCGCGTGAAGGCGATCCACGAGACCGTCGTCGGCACGGGCCTCGACGGCCGCCCGTATCGCGCGAGCGATCCCGCGCTGCTTACATGGGTGCACGTCGCCGAGGTGTCGAGCTTTCTCGCCGCGCACCTGCGCTACGTGAACCCGCTGCTGCCTGGCGCCGATCAGGACCGCTATTACGCGGAAACCGCGCGCGTCGCCGAGTTGCTCGGCGCGACGAACGTCCCGAAGACGCGCGCGGACGTCGCCGCGTACTTCGCCGCGATGCGCGCCGAGCTCGAAGCGAGCGAGCGCACGCACGAGGTGGTGCGAATCCTGACGAACGTGCCCGTCCCGAAGCCGGCAATGCGCCCCGCCGCCGCGCTGATGTTCAACGCCGGCGTCGACCTGCTGCCCGCATGGGCGCAGCACACGCTCGGCCTGTCGTCGCTTGCGCCGGTGCGCCGCGCGCTCGTTCGGCCCGGCGTGCGAATCGTCGCGCCCGTGATCCGCTGGGCGCTCGTCAATGGCGTATCGAAGCGCGCGCGCCGGCGCGTCGCCGCCCGGCCCGAGCAGCCGGATCGCAGCGGCACATAG
- the ruvB gene encoding Holliday junction branch migration DNA helicase RuvB gives MIETDKLAAERIIAATPASSHEEAFERALRPRQLDEYVGQEKVRDQLEIFIEAAKRRAEALDHVLLFGPPGLGKTTLAHIIAREMGVNLRQTSGPVLERAGDLAALLTNLEANDVLFIDEIHRLSPVVEEILYPALEDYQIDIMIGEGPAARSVKLDLQPFTLVGATTRAGMLTNPLRDRFGIVARLEFYDAEQLSRIVRRSAALLNAQIDPAGALEIAKRSRGTPRIANRLLRRVRDYAEVKADGNITAAVADAALAMLDVDPVGFDLMDRKLLEAILHKFDGGPVGVDNLAAAIGEERDTIEDVLEPYLIQQGFLQRTPRGRVATLLTYRHFGLATPDAASPVRNLWDTPDAER, from the coding sequence ATGATCGAAACCGACAAACTCGCCGCCGAGCGGATCATTGCCGCCACGCCCGCGTCTTCGCACGAAGAGGCTTTCGAACGCGCGCTGCGCCCGCGCCAGCTCGACGAATACGTCGGCCAGGAGAAGGTGCGCGATCAGCTCGAGATCTTCATCGAAGCCGCGAAGCGCCGCGCCGAAGCGCTCGACCACGTACTGCTGTTCGGCCCGCCCGGCCTCGGCAAGACGACGCTCGCGCACATCATCGCGCGCGAAATGGGCGTGAACCTGCGCCAGACGTCCGGCCCCGTGCTCGAACGCGCGGGCGATCTCGCCGCGCTCCTCACGAACCTCGAAGCGAACGACGTCCTCTTCATCGACGAGATCCACCGCCTGTCGCCCGTCGTCGAGGAAATCCTGTATCCGGCGCTCGAGGATTACCAGATCGACATCATGATCGGCGAAGGGCCGGCCGCGCGCAGCGTGAAGCTCGACCTGCAGCCGTTCACGCTCGTCGGCGCGACGACGCGCGCGGGCATGTTGACCAATCCGCTGCGCGACCGCTTCGGCATCGTCGCACGGCTCGAGTTCTACGACGCCGAACAGCTGTCGCGCATCGTGCGCCGCTCGGCCGCGCTGCTGAACGCTCAGATCGATCCGGCCGGCGCGCTCGAGATCGCCAAGCGCTCGCGCGGCACGCCGCGGATCGCAAACCGCCTGCTGCGCCGCGTGCGCGACTACGCGGAAGTGAAGGCGGACGGCAACATCACCGCGGCCGTAGCAGACGCCGCGCTCGCAATGCTCGATGTCGATCCGGTCGGCTTCGATCTGATGGACCGCAAGCTGCTCGAAGCGATCCTGCACAAGTTCGACGGCGGCCCGGTCGGCGTCGACAACCTCGCCGCCGCGATCGGCGAGGAACGCGACACGATCGAGGACGTGCTCGAGCCGTATCTGATCCAGCAGGGCTTCCTGCAACGCACGCCGCGCGGCCGCGTCGCGACGCTCCTCACATACCGGCATTTCGGGCTCGCCACGCCCGACGCCGCGAGCCCCGTGCGCAATCTCTGGGACACGCCCGACGCCGAGCGCTGA
- the ruvA gene encoding Holliday junction branch migration protein RuvA: MIGRIAGTLLEKNPPRILVDCNGVGYEVDVPMSTFYNLPHTGEKVVLLTQLIVREDAHLLYGFLTPQERSTFRELLKITGVGARMALAVLSGMSVAELSQAVTLQDAARLTRVPGIGKKTAERLLLELKGKLGADLGPLAGAASPSDHAADILNALLALGYSEKEALAAIKNVPAGTGVSEGIKLSLKALSKA; the protein is encoded by the coding sequence ATGATCGGTCGCATCGCCGGCACCCTCCTCGAAAAGAATCCTCCGCGCATCCTCGTCGACTGCAACGGCGTCGGCTACGAAGTCGACGTGCCGATGAGCACGTTCTACAACCTGCCTCACACGGGCGAGAAGGTCGTGCTGCTGACCCAGTTGATCGTCCGCGAGGACGCACACCTGCTGTACGGCTTTCTCACGCCGCAGGAGCGCTCGACGTTCCGCGAGCTGCTCAAGATCACGGGCGTGGGTGCGCGGATGGCGCTCGCCGTGCTGTCCGGCATGAGCGTCGCCGAACTGTCGCAAGCGGTCACCCTGCAGGACGCCGCGCGCCTCACCCGCGTGCCGGGCATCGGCAAGAAGACGGCCGAGCGCCTGCTCCTCGAACTGAAGGGCAAGCTCGGCGCCGATCTCGGCCCGCTCGCCGGCGCGGCCTCGCCTTCCGACCACGCGGCCGACATCCTCAACGCGCTCCTCGCGCTCGGCTACTCGGAAAAGGAAGCGCTGGCCGCGATCAAGAACGTGCCGGCCGGCACCGGCGTGTCCGAAGGCATCAAGCTGTCGCTCAAAGCGCTGTCGAAGGCGTAA
- the ruvC gene encoding crossover junction endodeoxyribonuclease RuvC: MRILGIDPGLRVTGFGVIDVSGHRLAYVASGVIKTPTADLPTRLGTIYDGVSTLIREHTPDQAAIEKVFVNVNPQSTLLLGQARGAAICGLVSGGLPVAEYTALQLKQAVVGYGRATKEQMQEMVARLLSLSGLPGTDAADALGMAICHAHGGNTLNTLGGIAPALAKKGLRVRRGRLVG, from the coding sequence ATGCGAATCCTCGGCATCGACCCCGGCTTGCGCGTCACGGGCTTCGGCGTGATCGACGTCAGCGGCCACCGGCTCGCGTACGTCGCAAGCGGCGTGATCAAAACGCCCACCGCCGACCTGCCCACGCGGCTCGGCACGATCTATGACGGCGTCTCGACGCTGATCCGCGAGCACACGCCCGACCAGGCGGCGATCGAGAAAGTGTTCGTCAACGTCAACCCGCAATCGACGCTGCTCCTCGGCCAGGCGCGCGGCGCCGCGATCTGCGGGCTCGTATCGGGCGGCCTGCCCGTCGCCGAGTACACGGCGCTGCAACTCAAGCAGGCGGTGGTGGGCTACGGACGCGCGACGAAAGAACAGATGCAGGAGATGGTCGCGCGGCTGCTGAGCCTGTCCGGGTTGCCCGGCACCGACGCGGCCGACGCGCTCGGAATGGCGATCTGCCACGCGCACGGCGGCAACACGCTGAACACGCTCGGCGGCATCGCACCCGCGCTCGCGAAGAAGGGGCTGCGCGTGCGGCGCGGACGGCTCGTCGGGTGA